The genome window CAAAAATTTGAGGCTATTGacaataggttttttttataaaaaacaaaaagaaagtgAAAGGCCAATCGGATGTGATTAAAACGCGTTCGCTTGTTACGACCCAATTAAATCGGTATTGTATAAACTTCACAACATAAGAATGTTTTGTAAGCACTATATCATTCATTCAATGCATCACGACTGATCTACTTATTACTCAAAGTTTCAAACGATAACTACTTTGAAGCGTCATTAACTTAGTTATTAATACACTCCTACATAGTATATTTGTACGACTGTGCGATAAATCAtcttatcaattattattaattgtttgtaaaactttatgtgactaaattgataaatttgaGTAACCCACTTTTATTGAtcaactaattttaataatttacaggCTCCTGTGCACTATGAGTTCTCTTATTCAGTAGAAGATCCGCACACGGGTGACCACAAATCGCAGCACGAGAGCCGCGAGGGAGACGTCGTGAAGGGAGAGTACTCGCTACTGCAGCCCGATGGCTCCGTCAGAAGAGTCGAGTACAGTGCTGATGATCATTCTGGGTAGAGTTATtagtttattacttaaatttactaatatactgttaacaatattttttgaatgaaatttttaagatttacaGCGACGATGCCATCAAGATTTGTATTcgcttttatatttctatgtagaaaagtaaatttaggatgtttaaaaattctttagttAAATGCAAGGATGCTAAAAATTACGTAAGCAGTATTTCAAGCTTTTGAACAAAGAACTTCCAAGCAAGCGTAACTAAAAACTTGCAGATAATCTTAGAGCACTGTAAATAATAGATCTTCCGATCGCAGTATACAACTGTTGTTTCGGTCGATAACTTCGATAAAATCGGCCGGTTtaaaattgactgaagcatCTAATGTTTGTAAGTTAGCACTGGGTCCTGTTTGTTATACAACTTATGCTAAATGTATAGTCAATAACAATGGGCAATTATAATGATTATCTCATAATTGGTGTACCGATGAATTCGTACATTAATTCAGTTAACAGGATTGAAACTCGATGAAATACTTCATTACCAATTTCATTAGTTCTTAGCCCACatattttcacataatttCACTGCATTTTAGGTTTAACCATTTAATCGTTTCAACTACTGTGAcggtgttaataaaataagccgTGGTGAAATCTCATTTAACTCTATCACCTAACATCAaatatgcatatttttttcgaaacaTGCACTATAAAAATGTTCGCACagcatacataaataaaaattatacataaaaatctgCAGTTTTTGACTCAGagtttgtttattattcttaCACTAAATGATTTACTTTCTTGATTTTTCAGATTCAATGCTATCGTCCACAACTCGGCGCCAACAGCACATGCGGCATCTGCACCGGTAGTCCAAGCGGCGCCCATTGCCCACGCACCCGTCCTCCACGCGGCACCTATTGCCCATGCGCCAGTTCTCCACGCTGCTCCTCTTGTCCACGCGGCGCCCCTTGTTCACGCTGCTCCCTTAGCCCACGCTCAACTTGTACATGCCGCTCCATTATTTGCCCatcagtaaaattaaaatgcataCATCTTctatttgaaatgtattatcctattagaaataaacgtttttaatttataatttttcgtttttcttTTCCACTTTACATAAATACGAATTCGTCAGATCTTCGGATTTGTACTTAAAATGAGTTAcacttataaattaatgaattcaCAAACACAATAGTTTATTAAATGGCACTGCTCCTAATAAAAACAGCCGCAACAATATTGCCAGAAGAAACATCAAGACTGATTCGAATACTATAAGGAGAAAGACTAGGTCGTCTGCTATAACTTACGCATAAAAAAATTGCGGTTTGCAAGTTGTGTTTAATCACgttgcattaaaataataaacaaaaattatataacatcaacgatttaaaaaatttataagattaataaataagttatgaaAACTGTcgtcataattaatttattataatgtgttcacaaaagttaaaacaatttaatacccCCGTCTGTTTATAACTGGACTAATGACCCTTTGTGTaccaaaatataaacattgtttaacGCCAAAAGTTCTCAGCATATGCAAGTAATTGTTACAAAGAAGCGTAATACCGGCATTACGCCTCATCGTCTTCAGGAAATGCCTAACATTTAAATACCTACATAAATAGTATTAGACACCGATCGCACGTACCGCCTCAGTACAAAGAATACATTCGCGGATATGTGAAATTGGGTAACGATAATTGCtaattgttgttaattttaataacttctcTTCTCTTACACAAGATTTtgcaagaaatttaatttcggacaaatcttataaaatacgAGATGCATGTAACGTTTTCATAAATg of Papilio machaon chromosome 6, ilPapMach1.1, whole genome shotgun sequence contains these proteins:
- the LOC106716519 gene encoding cuticle protein 7-like — translated: MYFKLAIVSILVVVSHAGVVDDNHGQAVSSQSIVHHNQPTNGNGAGQIIHQSGHQLQQHSILEHSSPILQHIAPAIQAPVALARADHIEESAPVHYEFSYSVEDPHTGDHKSQHESREGDVVKGEYSLLQPDGSVRRVEYSADDHSGFNAIVHNSAPTAHAASAPVVQAAPIAHAPVLHAAPIAHAPVLHAAPLVHAAPLVHAAPLAHAQLVHAAPLFAHQ